agcagaggaggagggaagaggaggagaggaaaagcgGACCTGGGCCTGGAGCCCAAGCATGAGCAGGATGTCGGAGAAGACAGTTAGGTAAGTAcctgtatcttgtttgttttgcttaatGCACATATCTTCACCAAGTGGAAGCAAGAGCTGGGTTAATGTTGgtgttttactttctttgtgTGCATCTCTCCATGCGCCTGCTgtattttcatttctatttaTGAATGGATGTGTCATTTGCATGGCTTGTGTCGGGGTCTACGTGTAAATGGGTCTGTGCATGCGTGGGTGCGTGTGTCTATGTTGATCCCTTTGCAGCCTCCCTGCTAAGCTGATTAATGGGGGCGTGGCGGGCCTGGTTGGTGTGACATGTGTATTTCCTATTGACCTGGCCAAGACCCGCCTACAGAACCAGCAGGGCGTCCAAGTCTACAAAGGAATGTGAGTTGGACTCCCCTGGCCAAAGTTAACCCACTACTTGTTATTGATCTGAAACATACACAGATAAGAAAAGTCCTTTTTTCTTAGAATCAGTGAGTGGTACTTTTATTATATTACTTCTGCATGCAAATAAGtgcaacaactatttcaaagtCTAAAACCGTAAAACCTTCAAAACAGCTGCATCCTTCTGGTGGTAAATAGTTTTTAGTGCTCTCTGGTTAATGGCACTCTCTAATTTGGGCTACACATTATTTAGATTACCGCATCTCACATACTTTTCCACTGAATAGCCAAGGGTGAGGCAGCACAGCCTCTTCCCATATTTGGTGCAGAGTTTTGTTGAGATTGTAcaaaactcactcactcatgGGCTCATATCAGGGGAACAACTgtaagcagtgtgtgttttgatggacTAACAGTTGAGTTAGCTTGTGATTCAATTTTATATtaggaaaaacaacaagagatgtagagaaaaagacagaagccGTGTCCTTAAAAGACACACTGACCCTGAAATTTTCAACTGCGCACATCTGGTGGGCATCAATGCTACTGGCTGACTGGGTGTGGCTGTTCTGTGTTCAACAGACTGTGGGTTTTCCACTGTGAGTCAGAGATGGAAAAATAGCTTGGATAACTTATTCTCCTCAAGGCCCAATTATGaggttggatttttttttttctgtgcaaagaaaaaagtctgTCCAGTTTGTTGTTGGGACAACTGGGATAGAGAGTCATGGTGATCTGATGAAACATATGTCAGTAGAGTTAATGGCAAAAGATTTGACCATTGTTGTGTTATATTTTAGGACTCAGATGTCAAATGTCAATTGTgttctttttgtctttaaaggCTGGACTGTCTGGCAAAGACGGTACGCTCAGAGGGCTATTTTGGATGCTACAGAGGTATTCTTTGCATTTCTAATCCCTGTGATAAACAGTGCTACAACTGTGCTTTACTATAAGCTTAATCTGGCCACCTACGCTGTTGTTTCCCCTGTGAACCCTCAACCTTTTTATCATAATAACCAGTGCCTACTGCTATTAGCCCACGGTGGTGAGCCATAAGCTGTTGTGTAGGTCTGTTCTATTTGTGTACCTTAGCGGAAAGtgttgtgtgtcactgtgatcAGCCTGTTTGTCTTTTCCAGGTGCAGCAGTGAACCTCACGCTTGTTACACCAGAAAAAGCGATCAAGCTGGCTGCCAATGATGTCTTCAGACAGAAACTGTCTAAGGATGGGTAATTTATCCTCACTGATACATCATATGATGAATCCACATCATAATAATCCCAAGCTACAGAATAAATCTTACTGAAACACAGCCTGCCCTTCAATATATTACATTAAAAGAGATCCActtaaaaaagataaacaaacatCTCCCGGGACTTCATTAAGGGGGCAACTACAGAATCTCCACGATCACTGCTTCtgattttcttgttgttgttacttGTTTAGTTGCTCTCATAATTCTGATTTTTATTATGGTTCATGCTGTATGTCTGTTCCTGACCCTGTGTTTCCAGACATTTGCCCCTGTGGGGGGAGGTACTGGCAGGGTGTGGGGCTGGGACCTGTCAGGTGGTAGTTACCACTCCCATGGAGATGCTTAAGATCCAGCTGCAGGACGCAGGAAGGCTCGGTGAGTATATAATgtgtttctaaataaataagCCACAGCTCCTGTTTACCTTTATGTAAAATATAATGTCAATGCTTTGTGATAAATTAGGAAACCAAATGGTTGGCAGCCGCTCCTTTGTTCAGTAACAAAAAGCACACAGTGTGGTGATGGCTGCAGGGTTACATTagtctgcatgtgttttctaAACTGGGATGGTCTGTGTTTATTCATTAGCTGCACAAAGACCTGTGCCAACTTCAGCTCAGGCTGCTGCTCCAGGTCCAGCTCCATCGTTGGTGGCCCCCCCACCCCAAGCTAGGCCAACACCTCCACAACGTCCCTCTGCCACTGGCATCACTGTGGAGCTACTGAAGACACGTGGCCTGGCTGGTCTCTACAGGGGGGCGGGGGCAACCTTAATGAGGTCATACACACaagacacaagcacacacacactctcatccctctcactcacatgtaaattgttttactttaacttcatttttacttttaatgtaCATGTTTAGATTTAGTTCCTATTTTACAACTAAAGTAAAAAGCCAGACTGAAATTTCAGACATACTTCTTCCACAGTTTGTGTCTGGTGTCCACTCTGTCTTCTTACTGTCACTGAAATCCCTTTGTCCCTGACAATATGTTTCTTCATACTTTGCTCTTAAACTATCTACTGCCTGACCATGCCCAGTGGCTTGTGTTCTGAAGCTCCGTCGGTCCCCCTCATTCAGCGCCATCATCATAAGTTGATTTTAGATTGCATAACTCATGCTGCGTTTGTTTGTATTTCCTGACACCTCCGCTGATCAGCACTGATCAATAGATTCCTGCAGCTATGTCTGGCTGCTCTGCCGCAGTTGAATGGGGCCATGTCTCTCAGTTTGTCCTTAGCTCTCTCCTGTGACTTTGCCCTCCCCCACCAATTCTCAGGCCATAATTTCTTTCTCTTACTTTTCAGGGATGTACCCTTCTCAATGATTTACTTCCCCCTGTTTGCTAACCTGAACGCGCTGGGCCAGGAAAGAAGAGGTGGCCAGGGTGATGTGCAAGCCCGGGCTCCATTCTGGCAGTCCTTTGTGGCAGGCTGCACCGCAGGCTCAGTGGCAGCTGTGGCTGTAACACCACTGGATGGTGAGtgggaaaaagagacagagagagatggagagtaGAAAGTTGGATGTGTGTGGGGGCTTAAGCCTTTGCTACTCACAAAGACAGCAAGGTGTGTGTATTTAACCAGTGTTTCAATTGCAATAAAATGCACTCTGGATAGACAGTGGTTGCTTTTGAGATCATGTCCTCATTCACTTCTCCCCATGTAAACGATACTCAATAGTTCACTTAATAGTGAGCAGTAAATGAAGATTTTGGACACTTATTAATCATTATTTTGTGTCTTCACTGACAGCTGTAGCCAAATTCTGTAGCAGAAACAGGACACTCAGTATAGTGCACTATAGAGTAAATAGGGAGTGGTTTCAGACACGGCCATTGTGTTTAATGGACAACACTGAGTTTTTCTCCTTGTGCTATTACGTTAACATTTCCTAGCATCCTTTGATGtggccacagtggctgctgtttgCTTTAACTGGTGCTCAGTCATCCTCCAGCTTGTGCAATGACAATGCATCCTTCTTTTAAATACCCACACAGTCATAAAGACTCGTCTGCAGACCTTGCAAAAAGGTGAGGGGGAGGACACATACAGAGGAATAATTGACTGCACAAGGTATGACCACATCCTATTATAAAACATTTGTTGCCCCAATATTTGCAAGTGTAAAGGCCCAAGTAACTGTtgctcctctctgtgtgcttttgCAGGCGCATCATGAGGAGGGAGGGCCCAGCAGCATTCCTGAAGGGTGCAACATGTCGTGCTTTAGTCATCGCTCCTCTTTTTGGCATTGCGCAGGGTGTCTACTTCCTTGGGGTGGGGGAGATGGTGCTGGGTTTGCTGGGATAGCAGTGCTTGGCATTGGTGGTGGCAGTTGTGTTATCTCTGTACAGATAATGCTGCTTTTATCTGCAGCGACTGCGTGACACAACTGAGGGAACGGGGAATTCAGAGCGAGGGAAAAGGAGGCCAAGATCTGCTAACCAAAGGAGGAGGAATGGTTGGAGACGTAAAGAGGCTCTATTTACTAATATGTGGACTGACTGGTTCGCACTTGTCAAGTTTCTCCAAGTTTTTACATGCTGTCAGCAGGGTTCCCTACCATAGGTTTAACAGggtcctgtgtatgtgtgtgactaaTCTGAGGGTATGTGTCCCAAGTTGTTTGGTTTATCCCGGCGTGCTTGCTGCAATATGTCTGGGGCTCTTCCTTTCACCTGGGAGAGATTATTCTGTCTGGCTGCTAAGAAAGAGCTGCTGCATGTTGTTTGAGGCTGCTAGCTAAAATGCCTATCAATCTGACCGTTTGTGTGGTCGTGGCGAAGAACTGTGCGTCATGCAAATGTAAGTGACAAATTCCCCTTTTATTCTCTAGCAGAAGCTACAATTGTCTAATGTTTGAACGCAGAGTCTCAACTAGGTTTTCAACTTGACCTCAAATGCCGGTCATGTAGACTTCAATGTCCGACGTGTTTCTCTGGAAAAGGAACTCCATCACCTTTGGCCCACCCTGTTACGCATTCCTCCCACCCCATCCGTGAGGTCTGAGTTGTAATCTTGGATTCCCTCACTGGATTGGGAGATGCTGCCTGCCAGTGTCTCTAAGGTCATTTGTTAATCTGATGGTAATGCTTTAATCCCTGTATTAGTGTACAATATACCCTAACACACAGATCACTTCCTGCCTAAAGGCCACAGGTTAGACTACTGGGCCACTGTCTCGTAGCCTTgacttcctcttcttcacaGCTTGGAAGGGTTGAAATAAAACCTGTGAGGACCCTACTGCTCTTTTTACTGCTTAGTTCTACATAAGAAAATATGTTGCTTCAACTGATGTGCGCacaataacttaaaaaaaaaatacaattaaagcCTTATCATTGCTGATAGTTTCTAAAGCATCAAAACTGTAAGTCTTAAATAAATTCAGTGGAATTGGTGGTGTTGAATTATTGTTTTGGTACTTGAGTCCAATTTAGCGAGGACAGTTATATTTGTTAGACCCACGGTGGGACTATGGCACCTTGTCTTGCCAACTGTTTGCCATTACTTAAGTCCACTGGATGGcactaaaagtttttttttgtttttttttgttttttacatttttaatgcaagACACTTTTTGATGTGGTTAGTGTACCTAGGCTACTACATTTTCCTCACTGTAGAGTGAACATAGCCTGAGTaaactgtttgtttacaagCTGTAAATAAAGATATCTCATACGTGCTGATTTCTCTGCGTCACAcgcatttattttctttggtttttgtatgtTAAGTGCTTCAGAACAATGGTAAAACATCTCTTCTCTAtccacacgcatgcacacacagtcaaactTTTGGCAAACATACCAGACAATCAGACTCATTATAGACTGCAGTCTACAAAAAATGTAGACTAAGTATGAGGGTAAAATGTGTCTTTGGTGACCTAAACATGCAGCTTTGATTACTAAAATCACTTAGTAAAGAGCAACAGGTTACCAAAACAACTGAAGGAATACATATTTACAATGCCATTGCAATTTAAAGCAGTCCGTTAGACAACCCGTGGAGAGGTAAAATAGAGGACACTTAAACGTAAGTAAAAGTGCGAGTGTTGAATTATCATTCAGTCCAttagtacaaaaataaaaagatatacGAGCACATCCATAGCATCCCATTAAGTAAATCAGGCTTTTCTTTGACCCTGATGACTGGCAGGTGATTGTGGACACTGTTGCACACAATGATGATAGTCTGTGGTCACCTTAAATGTTCCATCTGTGTCCGCACTTCTCCCTTCAAATCCACCATTAATCTGTGAACTTGCGGTTGGGGTTGGCACCAAACAACTTCACTCTGATTTCAGGCATCATCTGTTAGGGGTAAAGTCAGGATACGAATgagaaacccacacacacacacgcatgcacgcgcacgcgcgcacgcgcgcacacacacacacacaccacacacacacagaaactaaaaAGAGAAACCTGAATCATAAGAAAGAAATCTGAAGCATCTGTAATGTTGCTTcactaattttgttttttacggacataaaagaaaattaactaATAATATATCTAATAACAGTATCCACTTTtcctcagaaaaacaaaaaagcctaCTTGttattttccaaatgttttacCGATGCCCACACATTTTAGCAAAGATATTTACATTTGCTTTGTTCTATATAAGAAGCTTTAGTAAATAATAGCAGTGATAATGCTCTTGTCTGTATCTGCAACTGTGGGCAGGAAGCAGAGGGCATTTGGGATATCTGCTCAAAAGAAGTTTCTCTGACCACCCTGAGTTTATCTGCGACAAGAGCAGGTTCTCTAAAGACAGAACgaatacattttaattacttacaaaagcaaaaacactgatgACTGTGATAAATATGCAATGACTTTTTCAGCTTTACCTGATTCCAgacaacattttaaattttaaaaagaaagcaagTATTAGTAGTAAGATCAATGAAGATTATTTTCAACTCTCCTACCTTTAGATAATTAAGCTCACAGGGAAACCCAGAGGGCTCTGCTGCCATCCACAGGCGAGCAGCAGAAagtactttttgtgtgttattaagACAGGATATGATGATTTGGGTTTTAGATATACAGTCAAAGTTACTTTACCTGATGTGCCATAAGTTCTAGCCTGCGTTCCAAAGTGTTGGAAACCTTGATCTTCCCATTATCATTGTATACCTCTACTCCTCCACATCTGGTAAAACAAAGAGTAGACACAGATATGAGAGAAACAAACTCAGCTTCAGTTTGTCTTTCCTTCACGCTTATCAATCATATTCacgataaaaaataaataaataatctgacattgcttcaaaaaaaaaaacaaaaaaacaaaaacaaaacaaacacacaagggtAAGAGTTGATATTAAGTACATTAAATGATCTTACATTTCTGATGGAAGAAAACGTTCCTGGTCAATTCTGACGTCAATGTTGCTCTTCACTGCTTCTCTGTAGATCGGGATGTTCTTCGTAACTGCAGCCTGTCAggtaataaaacagaaaaacacaccgCTGCCAGTCATCGTGAATGCAACAAAAGATGCAGAGACTCCTGTAATCATCTCTCCCAAATAACCCATTAAAGTAATCACAACATACACAACACTATAGTCAGCACAACCTCACCTGAACCATTTCTACATCCTGCTGTCGGCAGCGAATGGTGACCTTAGGTTCCAGCAGCTGATAGAATCCCTGAAAAGTGGAAAAGCACAAACTGAGGAAAGATGGAGAACCAACAAACTAATCAGCTGTCGAGGAGACAGCAGTTGGAGAATTTACCTGAAGAATCAGGCCCTCCAACAACGTGGAGTACCTTGCAGGGTCCTTGGCAATCTCTGCAAGTCTTTGACGGGCCTCATTCACCAaatcctgaaaacacagaggaaatatCAGTAATTTTGTAGATTAATTTAGTTCACTTTGAAGTGATACCtgtcttgtgttgttgttgaaataaGGTATATGAGTAACTAAGTAAAGCTTATATAAATATAGGCAGATGTATATAAATTTTGTCAGTGGTGACaggtaaatgttatttttctgtgatctgAGAACTATAAATGAAAATCTATTCATTTGCATCATACTGGATCCAACTAAAATGTAGGAATTCTATTCAGGGGTCAATGGGactaaacatatacacacacatgcacctaaCTCATGAATTCAACCCTGTTGTAGTTATAAATCCGTTGTATGACATAAACTTAATGCAAGTCTGTGTAATGCATGAACATGATCTCTAACCGTGATCATGTCGTCACGGGCCTTCAGCACCTTCAGCCTCGCTTGGTTCATCAGGTTGGACATCTGGCTGTGAAAATGGAAGGAGAAGTCAATGAGTAAATTGgctgcacacattcacatataaTACAGCGTGTCTGTTCTGCATGATACTCATTTCTTACAACACATTGATTTTTAAGCCACCACAAGTGGATTTTCAGAAGCAGATATGAAGACATTAGTTTGTCTTTATGATAAAGGGTCAGGACAGAGCAAGGTGATGCAGTTAcagtttatttagtttatttagtttatttattttagttgttTCGTAACACCAATGGTTTCgtaacacacagtgaaacactaagagtgggagggaaagaaaatcaGTGATTCAAACTGATTCAGTTTTTGATGCAGCTTATACATTATAACACTTCACTCTCTGGCCTGTGTGCACCAGTCAAGGCTGCCAAAATGACTAAAGATGTAAGATTGTTCAGATTCAAATCTGTAATTATTTGACAACAATGACTGGCAGAAACAGGCAAACCCAAACAATAGCTCAGCTCCAAAGAGGAAATAACACGCCTGGTGTGGTGCTGCATTATCTTGAGTTTGCACTATGTTTCCTGGAGAATCCAGTGAGTACCTTGATATTAGTATACCACATCTCTCACTTCAAAGTCCATGTGTATGAAGGTGTCTATTGTTTGTCATTATTCAGTAAAGCAAAAGGTTTCAAATGACTGGAAGGGGGTCAACACTAATTTTATGCAAACTGCACTCAATTCAACTCTTTGTGTAGATATCTCCTTTTTTTATATACATCGTTTTGAACAACACTGAGTTGTTGAGTCACTAAATAAAAAGaactcacattttcttgtgttgttcaatgtgcttttccttcttctcaTAGTACTCCATTATTTTCACCCTCTGTGTCTGCACCAGACGCCCTTTCTCGATGTTGAACTCTTCCTCTGCCTGTAAACACACGGGTATGACAAGGCCCATTGCTGGTCACTGCAGCAAGAATCAcaagactgagagacagacagacttccATTACCTTAGCATCAATCTCCTCAACTTTCTCACTGGCCTCTTGTTCAATGAAGGCCATCATGTGCTTGATCTGCCACAGGAGACATACACAAAAGTTTTTTTAGGCTCAGATGTCACACAAAGTTCAACCATTACAGATCACGTTATGTTAATTTTCTGAGTATAAGTGGAAACTTGTGGAATTGTGAAAATTCACAATTCATAACATACATACAACAACAAATTATCTAATTTTCTCCTAAATTTTTCACGTCTTGTATTAATACAGTTTGCCACCTGTAGTATTTAACGATAGTTTGTTTAAGCTTTATATGCTTTTTTACACATAAAGCttaaacaaactaaacattACAGTTCTGTTAAATGaccaaaacccaaacaaaacgAGCTGCAACACTGTGACAGTAGAATAATGATTAAACAACCATAAGTACACGCAACGGTAGTTCAGGGTTTTAGCCCCTTAGCTAACGTTTGACATGTTTACCTACATTTCTATAATAGTTACTG
The window above is part of the Toxotes jaculatrix isolate fToxJac2 chromosome 5, fToxJac2.pri, whole genome shotgun sequence genome. Proteins encoded here:
- the slc25a18 gene encoding mitochondrial glutamate carrier 1, which translates into the protein MSRMSEKTVSLPAKLINGGVAGLVGVTCVFPIDLAKTRLQNQQGVQVYKGMLDCLAKTVRSEGYFGCYRGAAVNLTLVTPEKAIKLAANDVFRQKLSKDGHLPLWGEVLAGCGAGTCQVVVTTPMEMLKIQLQDAGRLAAQRPVPTSAQAAAPGPAPSLVAPPPQARPTPPQRPSATGITVELLKTRGLAGLYRGAGATLMRDVPFSMIYFPLFANLNALGQERRGGQGDVQARAPFWQSFVAGCTAGSVAAVAVTPLDVIKTRLQTLQKGEGEDTYRGIIDCTRRIMRREGPAAFLKGATCRALVIAPLFGIAQGVYFLGVGEMVLGLLG
- the atp6v1e1a gene encoding V-type proton ATPase subunit E 1a is translated as MALTDADVQKQIKHMMAFIEQEASEKVEEIDAKAEEEFNIEKGRLVQTQRVKIMEYYEKKEKHIEQHKKIQMSNLMNQARLKVLKARDDMITDLVNEARQRLAEIAKDPARYSTLLEGLILQGFYQLLEPKVTIRCRQQDVEMVQAAVTKNIPIYREAVKSNIDVRIDQERFLPSEICGGVEVYNDNGKIKVSNTLERRLELMAHQMMPEIRVKLFGANPNRKFTD